TGAAGATTATGCTGTAGAAGTAGTGCGAAGAGCTAATGCTTTAGGAATCAATTACTTTGATACAGCTCACCTTTATTGCGATGGGCGTAGTGAGGCAATTTTCGGTAAGGCTTTTAAAAGTATGCCAAAAGAATTTTATATTTCTACGAAAACTATGTTGAGAATCGACCCTGATGCAGATGCTGTTAGAAGAAGAATAGAAAACTCTTTAAAGCAGTTGGCGGTAGAGAAAATCAACTTTTTCCATATGTGGTGTATTACAGACTTAGAACAATATAAGAAAATTATGGCGCCTGGAGGTCCTTATGAAGGAGCCTTGAAGGCGAAGGAAGAAGGCTTAATTGATCACCTCGTGTTTTCTACCCATTGTAAGGGAGAAGATATTCGTAAAATTATTGAAGACAAGGTTTTTGAAGGGGTGTTATTAGGTTACAATGTGATTAACCATCCTTTTCGCCAAGAAGGTATCAAAGCAGCCCTTCAGCATAAGGTAGGTGTTGTAACCATGAATCCTTTAGGAGGAGGATTGATTCCTCAGAATCATGAGTATTTCGACTTCATAAGACAATATGAGAATGAATCAGTGAATCAAGCGGCTTTGAGGTTTAATGGGGCAGAAGATGGTATAACAGTAGTTTTGGCAGGGATGGGAACATTAGAAGAGGTGGAAGAAAATATAAAGACTTTAGAGCATCCTTTAGCTTTTTCGGAAGAAAAACGTGAAGAAATTAAAAGAAAAATTGTTAAAGATATGGACTCTCTGTGCACAGGCTGTCAATACTGTATTAGATGTCCTAAAAAAATACAGATTCATCATTACTTACAGGCTTATAACTTAAAAATTTTAAAAGATAAAGAAACAATGAAAAAGCAAGTTGATTGGCTGAAACAGGCGGGTAGGATTAAAGAAAATGATCCTATTGCAGCCGACTGTATAGCCTGTGGTAAATGTGAAGATTTATGTACACAAAAGTTGCCTATTATAGAGAGGTTACAGGAGATCGCTGCATTATAATATTATGTTCATTTTCAGTTGATAAGCGTTGTTGCAATACTTTCAAATCCTTTCGCTTAATATATTTAATTTTTTCTCAAAACAGCTGAAAAATTGCACGAGTCAAGTATGTAAGTTAAGAAACATGATTTTTAAATTTAACAAGGGGTGTATGAGGAATGGAATTTAATTTAAAGGTTGGTATGTCTTATAAGGCAGAATTACAAGTTGAATTAAAGGACACAGCGGTATCATTGGGAAGTGGTAGTGTAAAAGTACTAGCTACACCAAGGATGATTGCTTTGATGGAAAATGCAGCATTAAATGCGGTAGATGCCGATTTGCCTGAAGGTTACTCAACAGTGGGAACCCATTTGGATGCAAAACATATGGCTGCTACGCCGATTGGCATGAAGGTTTATGCGGAGGCTGAGTTGGTTAAAATAGAGGGTAAAAAACTGACTTTTAACGTTGTTGCCTACGATGAAAAGGATAAGATAGGAGAAGGAACCCATACAAGATATGTTATTGCGGTGGATTCATTTATAGAGAAAACCAATCAAAAGCTAAATGGCTAGAAATACGAACAAAATCGCAAAAAATGGCAAAATAATTCTTGACATTTGTCGAATCATTTGTTAACTTATATATAATTAACAACTCAATAAAAACAACACTCATATAATATCGGTAATATGGATCGATAGTTTCTACCATTGGGACCGTAAATCCCTGGACTATGGGTGAAGTTATTATATTACGGTGGGGCTGTATGGAGAGGATTTCTGTGTGGTTTTGCTGAGTTTTATATATTTTGTAAAATCCGTATAATAATTTCACTCTTTTGAGAGAGTAATTATATACGGGTTTCTCTTTATCTATTATATTATTTCAACAAAGGAGGGTTTACCCCATGGAGGATAAAATTGTAAAAGAAGGCTTAACCTTTGATGATGTCTTGTTGATTCCTGCTAAGTCTGAAATTTTACCAAATCAAGTGGATTTATCTACTTATCTTACGAAGACAATAAAGCTAAACATTCCTTTAATGAGTGCCGGTATGGATACAGTAACAGAAGGTAAAATGGCAATTTCAATGGCTAGAGAAGGTGGCATCGGTATTATTCATAAAAATATGTCCATAGAAGAACAGGCACTAGAGGTGGACAAGGTAAAACGAAGTGAGCATGGGGTTATTGTGGATCCCTTCTTTTTATCACCGGAACATGCTGTTTCTGATGCTTTAGAATTGATGGAGCGATATCATATCTCTGGCGTACCTATCACTGTAAAAGGAAAACTTGTGGGTATTATTACGAATCGTGATATTCGTTTTGAAACCAACTACGATAGAAATATCACTGAAGTAATGACGAAGGACAATCTGATTACTGCAAAAGAGGGCATTACTATGGAGGAAGCCCAAAAAATATTGATGGCAAATAAGATTGAAAAGCTACCTATTGTAGATGGCGACGGCATGCTAAAGGGATTAATCACCATAAAAGATATCGAAAAATCTATAAAATATCCTAATTCTGCTAAGGATCAAAAGGGAAGATTATTGGTTGGAGCGGCTGTAGGCATTACCAAAGATATGATGGAGCGGATAGAAGCCTTGTACAAAGCAAAGGTAGATGTCATCGTAGTAGATACTGCTCATGGCCATTCTAAAGGGGTTATCGAGGCGGTAAAGAAAATCAAAAACCAATATCCTGAGCTGCAATTGATAGCAGGAAACGTAGCTACTGCTGAAGCAACTGTAGCATTGATTGAAGCTGGTGTAGACGCTGTTAAAGTAGGGATTGGTCCAGGATCTATCTGTACTACAAGGGTCGTAGCAGGTATAGGCGTTCCACAAATTACAGCCGTATATGACTGTGCAAAGGCTGCTAAAGCCTATGACATCCCTGTCATTGCTGACGGTGGTATAAAGTATTCTGGAGATATTCCAAAGGCTATTGCTGTAGGTGCTAATGTTGTGATGATCGGTTCTTTATTTGCAGGGACAGAAGAAAGCCCTGGAGAAACAGTGATTTATAAAGGAAGAAGCTTTAAAACTTATCGAGGTATGGGATCTATTGGGGCGATGGAAAAGGGAAGTAAGGATCGTTATTTCCAGGAAGACAATAAGAAGCTAGTGCCAGAAGGCGTAGAAGGAAAAGTGCCTTATAAAGGACCTTTAAAGGATACAGTACTCCAACTAATAGGTGGACTAAAGGCAGGTATGGGTTATTGTGGTACTGGTAGCATCAAGGATTTACAGGAAAATGGCAAATTTATTAGAATTACAGGAGCTGGATTAAGAGAGAGTCATCCCCATGATATCATTATTACAAAAGAAGCACCAAACTATAGCGTAGGAGAATAAAGACGAGAGGATGAATAGCATGAATAATGAACTAGTCCTGATTCTAGATTTCGGTGGACAGTATAATCAATTAATCGCTAGACGGGTTAGAGAATGCAATGTATACTGTGAAGTTGTGCCCTATAAAATAACGATAGATGAGGTTAAAGCCAAAAATCCCAAAGGCATTATCTTTACAGGAGGACCTGCCAGTGTTTATGGAGAAAAATCTCCAAAATGCGATGAAGGCATTTTTAAATTAGGTATTCCTGTGCTGGGAATCTGCTACGGCGGTCAGCTAATGGCTGAAGTTTTAGGCGGTAAAGTAAACGCTGCTGAAAAAAGAGAATATGGAAAAACCGCTCTAAATTTAAAGAATAATTCTTCATTATTTAAAGATATAGCACAAAATAGTATTTGCTGGATGAGTCATACAGACTTTATTGAAAAAGCACCAGAAAACTTTGTTATTACAGCTACTACAGCGGATTGTCCTGTGGCGGCTATGGAAAATAAAGAGAAAAAGCTCTATGCTGTTCAATTTCATCCAGAGGTAGAACATACAGAGTCTGGAAAAGAAATGATTAAGAACTTCTTATATGAAGTATGTGACTGTGAAGGAACTTGGACCACCGAAAACTATATAGAAGAAGAAATAGAAATTGTTAAAAACGTGGTAGGAGATAAAAAAGTATTATGCGCTTTATCTGGAGGTGTAGATTCTTCTGTAGCGGCAGTATTGATTCACAAAGCAGTAGGAGATAATTTAACCTGTGTTTTTGTAGATCATGGACTGCTGCGCAAAGAGGAAGGAGACCAAGTAGAGGAGATCTTTAAAAACAAGTTTAAAATGAACTTTATACGGGTAAATGCAAAAGATCGCTTCCTTGGAAAGCTAGCGGGTGTATCGGACCCTGAAAGAAAACGAAAAATCATTGGTGAAGAGTTTATTCGTCTTTTTGAGGAGGAAGCTAGGAAGTTGGGACAAATTGATTATCTGGTACAGGGCACCCTTTATCCAGATATCATAGAGAGTGGTACAGAGACGGCTTCTGTTATCAAAAGTCATCACAATGTAGGCGGACTTCCTGAGGATATGCAGTTTGAACTGATAGAGCCCTTTAAGTACTTGTTTAAAGATGAAGTAAGAGCTGTTGGTACACAGTTAGGTCTTCCAGAAGAAGTTGTGTGGAGGCAACCTTTCCCAGGGCCTGGGCTGGCTGTTCGTGTTTTAGGAGAAATTACAGAGGAAAAGCTGTACATTGTTCGAGAAGCAGACGCAATTGTTCGGGAAGAAATCAAAAAAGCTGGCTTAGATCGAGAAATATGGCAGTACTTTGCAGTATTGCCAGGTATCAAAAGTGTAGGTGTTATGGGGGATGAAAGAACCTATGCTCACACGGTAGGTATTCGTGCCATCACCAGCTCTGATGCCATGACAGCAGATTGGGCGAGGATTCCCTTTGATGTATTAGAAAGAATGTCCAATAGAATTGTAAATGAGGTACAGGGAGTAAACCGTATTGTTTATGACATCACCTCCAAGCCACCATCAACAGTGGAGTGGGAATAAGGTCGGTGGATTTCCACCAAGAAATACAACGCAAAAGTACCTGCTGTAATTTGTGCACAGGTACTTTTGTATTTATTCGACATAAAAAGAGAGATCATATCTGCAAATATCATTGTAAAAAATGTAAAACCTAGTAGGTTCTAGAATTCATAGTGAGACCACATACTGATAATTTTTACAGTTTGTATGTCTTCGATCACTTCATAGACAAGCCGATGTTGAATATTGATTCTACGGGAATATGCGCCTTGCAAATCACCTTGAAGTTTTTCGTATGGCGGTGGTGACTGATAAGGATTTTCTCGTAAAATATCAATGAGTGCTTTGGTTTTGCTGTCCAGTTTGCTTGCTTTCAGCTTGGGAATATCCTTTAAAGCCTTTTTATCATAAAAGATGGAATACATTACCATTGAACCTCGTTTTCAGGAACACACTCATCAATAGGGGTTTTTAAGCCTTCCATGATACGTTCGCGCATGTTTGGAATCAAGCAGAGATAAAGTGTTTCCATTAAGCCGTTATAATCATCTTCACTGATAATGACTGCATTTCCTTCTTTAGTACTGATGTTGATAGGCTCATTGTATTTTATTGTTTGTTCTAGCATGCTAAACAGATTTTTTCTGAAATTAGTGATATTTGTATTAATCATGATGGATACCTCCAATCTATCTTATATGTACATTATAATGTACATATAAGATGTTGTCAATATTTACATATGCAATAATGTACATAGTTATTCTTGATGTAAATTAAAAAGTTTTTTTATATTATTGTATCCTGATGACTTCATTTTGACTCCAATTTTTAGGCAAGTCATTTACTTCATCGAAAATAATGATAATACGAATACGAGAAATTGCTAAAAGTCAACAAAAAACATGAAATACAAATCTATCCTTATCGAATGGGTATAAGGTATGAAGGTATAAGATCAAAATAGGTGGTTTAGGTTTTGCTCTATTTTAGAGCTATCTAAACCACCTATTTTCATTTGTTGGTTTATCAACAATGGATAAAACAAAAAAACAATAGATTACTAAGATTTTTTACAAATATGATTCAGTTTCATCAAAACTAACGGTGACGTAGAATTTAGGATCTAAATATTTTTTTTGTTTAGTATTTCATATATAAGAAAAATTTGTAAAAATTAAGAGGAAAAAGTAAAAGATTGTAGAATATTATGAGAAGGTCAATGATGCTTATAAGCTACTATAGATACAACGTCTAAGGAGTGGGATAATGAAAAATAGCTTTATAAATAAAATAAACCTAGATAAAGCAAGTGATGCCATTAATCAAGCTAAGGAAAAAGGTGATTATTTTGTGTTTAGCCCTAAAACCGTATATGCAGTAGGGATAGTGTTTTGTCTTTTAATCGTTGGTATGGCCGTTTCTTTAACTATGCTGGCTACAGCCAGAAAATATAGCCCCATAGCCCATGTGGAGGAATTGATTGACATGGGGGATTATAAAAAGGCGGAGGAACTTAGCTATACAATGCTGTATAGTGAAGGGA
The sequence above is drawn from the Clostridium formicaceticum genome and encodes:
- a CDS encoding aldo/keto reductase, with amino-acid sequence MIYREYGTTGKKVSVIGFGGMRFGKDEDYAVEVVRRANALGINYFDTAHLYCDGRSEAIFGKAFKSMPKEFYISTKTMLRIDPDADAVRRRIENSLKQLAVEKINFFHMWCITDLEQYKKIMAPGGPYEGALKAKEEGLIDHLVFSTHCKGEDIRKIIEDKVFEGVLLGYNVINHPFRQEGIKAALQHKVGVVTMNPLGGGLIPQNHEYFDFIRQYENESVNQAALRFNGAEDGITVVLAGMGTLEEVEENIKTLEHPLAFSEEKREEIKRKIVKDMDSLCTGCQYCIRCPKKIQIHHYLQAYNLKILKDKETMKKQVDWLKQAGRIKENDPIAADCIACGKCEDLCTQKLPIIERLQEIAAL
- a CDS encoding thioesterase family protein; protein product: MEFNLKVGMSYKAELQVELKDTAVSLGSGSVKVLATPRMIALMENAALNAVDADLPEGYSTVGTHLDAKHMAATPIGMKVYAEAELVKIEGKKLTFNVVAYDEKDKIGEGTHTRYVIAVDSFIEKTNQKLNG
- the guaB gene encoding IMP dehydrogenase; the encoded protein is MEDKIVKEGLTFDDVLLIPAKSEILPNQVDLSTYLTKTIKLNIPLMSAGMDTVTEGKMAISMAREGGIGIIHKNMSIEEQALEVDKVKRSEHGVIVDPFFLSPEHAVSDALELMERYHISGVPITVKGKLVGIITNRDIRFETNYDRNITEVMTKDNLITAKEGITMEEAQKILMANKIEKLPIVDGDGMLKGLITIKDIEKSIKYPNSAKDQKGRLLVGAAVGITKDMMERIEALYKAKVDVIVVDTAHGHSKGVIEAVKKIKNQYPELQLIAGNVATAEATVALIEAGVDAVKVGIGPGSICTTRVVAGIGVPQITAVYDCAKAAKAYDIPVIADGGIKYSGDIPKAIAVGANVVMIGSLFAGTEESPGETVIYKGRSFKTYRGMGSIGAMEKGSKDRYFQEDNKKLVPEGVEGKVPYKGPLKDTVLQLIGGLKAGMGYCGTGSIKDLQENGKFIRITGAGLRESHPHDIIITKEAPNYSVGE
- the guaA gene encoding glutamine-hydrolyzing GMP synthase, whose product is MNNELVLILDFGGQYNQLIARRVRECNVYCEVVPYKITIDEVKAKNPKGIIFTGGPASVYGEKSPKCDEGIFKLGIPVLGICYGGQLMAEVLGGKVNAAEKREYGKTALNLKNNSSLFKDIAQNSICWMSHTDFIEKAPENFVITATTADCPVAAMENKEKKLYAVQFHPEVEHTESGKEMIKNFLYEVCDCEGTWTTENYIEEEIEIVKNVVGDKKVLCALSGGVDSSVAAVLIHKAVGDNLTCVFVDHGLLRKEEGDQVEEIFKNKFKMNFIRVNAKDRFLGKLAGVSDPERKRKIIGEEFIRLFEEEARKLGQIDYLVQGTLYPDIIESGTETASVIKSHHNVGGLPEDMQFELIEPFKYLFKDEVRAVGTQLGLPEEVVWRQPFPGPGLAVRVLGEITEEKLYIVREADAIVREEIKKAGLDREIWQYFAVLPGIKSVGVMGDERTYAHTVGIRAITSSDAMTADWARIPFDVLERMSNRIVNEVQGVNRIVYDITSKPPSTVEWE
- a CDS encoding Txe/YoeB family addiction module toxin, whose translation is MYSIFYDKKALKDIPKLKASKLDSKTKALIDILRENPYQSPPPYEKLQGDLQGAYSRRINIQHRLVYEVIEDIQTVKIISMWSHYEF
- a CDS encoding type II toxin-antitoxin system Phd/YefM family antitoxin, translated to MINTNITNFRKNLFSMLEQTIKYNEPINISTKEGNAVIISEDDYNGLMETLYLCLIPNMRERIMEGLKTPIDECVPENEVQW